A genomic region of Tamandua tetradactyla isolate mTamTet1 chromosome 2, mTamTet1.pri, whole genome shotgun sequence contains the following coding sequences:
- the RALGDS gene encoding ral guanine nucleotide dissociation stimulator isoform X7, translating into MARAAGWAPGRPAVSPGRKGWVLFACVSVVAARRSAIARRAALRSPTPLLAPLLAPATESSTQEIGEELVNGVIYTISLRKVQVHHAANKGQRWLGFENEPGLNLYETCKVRTVKAGTLEKLVEHLVPAFQGSDLSYVTIFLCTYRAFTTTQQVLDLLFKRYGRCDALTASSRYGCILPYSDEDGGPEDQLKNTISSILGTWLDQYSEDFFQPPDFPCLKQLVAYVQLNMPGSDLERRAHLLLAQLNHPERIEAEPEVPAPPPALELEPAPDPAPELEPPLAPTLELEPALAPAPELKPAPVPASEVEPAPAPPPEQDTALVSAPELELEPELTPPAAPEPSCPLPLTTENELREKKVNLLAFPPELVAEQFTLMDAELFKKVVPYHCLGSIWSQRDKKGKEHLAPTIRATVTQFNRVANCVITTCLGDRSTKALDRARVVEHWIEVARECRILKNFSSLYAVLSALQSNSIHRLKKTWEEVSRESFRHFQKLSEIFSDENNYSLSRELLIKEGTSKFATLEMNPKRAQKRQQQQERGVIQGTIPYLGTFLTDLVMLDTAMKDYLYGRLINFEKRRKEFEVIAQIKLLQSACNNYSITPEEQFVAWFRSMERLSETESYNLSCELEPPSESASNTLKTKKNTAIIKRWSDRQAPNTDFSTTSSSHSKSCDQLKYGPYLSSGDTADALSVHSAGSSSSDVEEINMSFVPESPDGQEKKFWESASQSSPETSGISSASSSTSSSSASTTPVATTRTHKRSISGVTSYTSSLPLYNQQVGDCCIIRVSLDVDNGNMYKSILVTSQDKAPTVIRKAMDKHNLDEDEPEDYELVQIISEDRKLKIPENANVFYAMNSTANYDFVLKKRTFTKGAKVKHGASSTLPRMKQKGLKIAKGIF; encoded by the exons AGCTCCACGCAGGAGATTGGCGAGGAGCTGGTCAACGGGGTCATCTACACCATCTCCCTGCGTAAGGTGCAGGTGCACCATGCCGCCAACAAGGGCCAGCGCTGGCTTGGG TTTGAAAATGAGCCAGGCCTGAACTTATATGAGACCTGCAAGGTGCGGACTGTCAAGGCAGGCACACTGGAGAAGCTGGTGGAGCACCTGGTCCCTGCCTTCCAGGGCAGCGACCTCTCCTATGTCACCATCTTCCTCTGCACATACCGGGCCTTCACCACCACCCAGCAGGTCCTGGACCTGCTGTTCAAGCG GTACGGTAGATGTGACGCCCTCACGGCCTCCTCTAGATATGGATGTATCCTCCCTTACTCTGATGAGGACGGTGGACCTGAGGACCAGCTAAAAAA CACCATCTCCTCCATCCTGGGCACCTGGCTGGACCAGTACTCGGAGGATTTCTTTCAGCCACCAGACTTTCCCTGCCTCAAGCAGCTGGTGGCCTATGTGCAGCTTAACATGCCTGGCTCAGACCTGGAGCGCCGTGCCCACCTTCTCCTTGCCCAGCTGAACCACCCGGAACGCATTGAGGCAGAGCCAGAGG TACCAGCTCCACCGCCCGCTCTGGAGCTAGAGCCAGCTCCAGATCCAGCTCCAGAGCTAGAGCCACCCCTAGCACCAACTCTGGAGCTAGAGCCAGCTCTTGCACCAGCTCCAGAGCTCAAGCCAGCTCCAGTGCCAGCTTCAGAGGTAGAACCAGCTCCAGCACCACCTCCAGAGCAAGACACAGCTTTAGTATCCGCCCCAGAGCTAGAGCTAGAGCCAGAGCTAACACCTCCTGCAGCACCAGAGCCTTCCTGTCCATTGCCTTTGACCACAGAGAATGAGCTGAGAGAGAAGAAGGTGAACCTCTTGGCGTTCCCTCCTGAGCTGGTGGCAGAGCAATTTACACTGATGGATGCG GAGCTGTTCAAGAAGGTGGTGCCCTACCACTGTCTGGGCTCCATCTGGTCCCAGCGTGACAAGAAGGGCAAGGAGCACCTGGCACCCACCATCCGCGCCACTGTGACCCAGTTCAACCGTGTAGCCAACTGCGTCATCACCACCTGCCTTGGAGACCGGAGCACGAAGGCCCTGGACAGGGCCAGGGTGGTGGAGCACTGGATCGAGGTGGCCAGG GAGTGCAGGATCCTCAAGAATTTCTCCTCACTCTACGCTGTCCTCTCTGCGCTTCAGAGCAACTCGATCCACCGACTGAAGAAGACCTGGGAGGAGGTGTCTAG GGAAAGCTTCCGCCACTTTCAGAAGCTGTCTGAGATTTTCTCAGACGAGAACAATTACTCACTGAGCAGGGAGCTGCTCATCAAG GAGGGGACCTCCAAGTTTGCCACCCTTGAGATGAACCCCAAGAGGGCTCAGAagaggcagcagcagcaggagagg GGTGTCATCCAGGGCACCATTCCCTACCTGGGGACCTTCCTCACCGACCTGGTGATGCTGGACACGGCCATGAAGGATTATCTGTAT GGTAGACTGATCAACTTTGAGAAGAGGAGGAAG GAGTTCGAAGTGATTGCCCAGATCAAGCTGCTGCAGTCAGCCTGCAACAATTACAGCATCACCCCCGAGGAGCAGTTTGTGGCCTGGTTCCGGTCCATGGAGCGGCTCAGTGAGACTGAGAG TTACAACCTGTCTTGTGAGCTGGAGCCCCCATCTGAGTCGGCCAGCAACACCCTCAAGACCAAGAAGAACACGGCCATCATCAAGCGCTGGAGCGA CCGCCAGGCCCCCAACACAGACTTCAGCACCACCAGCAGCTCCCACTCCAAGTCCTGTGATCAACTCAAGTACGGCCCCTACCTCAGTAGCGGGGACACAGCCGACGCGCTCAGCGTGCACTCCGCCGGTTCCTCCAGCTCCGACGTGGAGGAGATCAACATGAGCTTTGTCCCCGAGTCCCCTGATGGCCAGGAAAAgaag TTCTGGGAGTCGGCGTCCCAGTCATCCCCAGAGACCTCCGGCATCAGCTCAGCCTCTAGcagcacctcctcctcctccgcctCCACCACCCCCGTGGCCACCACGCGCACCCACAAGCGCTCCATCTCAGGGGTCACCAGCTACACCTCCTCGCTTCCCCTCTACAACCAGCAGGTGGGCGACTGCTGCATCATCCGCGTCAGCCTGGACGTGGACAACGGCAACATGTACAAGAGCATCCTG gtgaccagccaagATAAAGCTCCAACTGTGATCCGCAAGGCCATGGACAAACACAACCTGGATGAGGATGAGCCAGAGGACTACGAGCTCGTCCAGATCATCTCAGAGGATCGAA AGCTGAAGATCCCTGAGAACGCCAACGTGTTCTACGCCATGAACTCTACTGCCAACTATGACTTTGTCCTGAAGAAACGGACCTTCACCAAGGGGGCAAAGGTCAAGCACGGAGCCAGCTCGACCCTTCCACGCATGAAGCAGAAGGGACTCAAGATCGCCAAGGGCATCTTCTAA
- the RALGDS gene encoding ral guanine nucleotide dissociation stimulator isoform X6, whose protein sequence is MMVDCQSSTQEIGEELVNGVIYTISLRKVQVHHAANKGQRWLGFENEPGLNLYETCKVRTVKAGTLEKLVEHLVPAFQGSDLSYVTIFLCTYRAFTTTQQVLDLLFKRYGRCDALTASSRYGCILPYSDEDGGPEDQLKNTISSILGTWLDQYSEDFFQPPDFPCLKQLVAYVQLNMPGSDLERRAHLLLAQLNHPERIEAEPEVPAPPPALELEPAPDPAPELEPPLAPTLELEPALAPAPELKPAPVPASEVEPAPAPPPEQDTALVSAPELELEPELTPPAAPEPSCPLPLTTENELREKKVNLLAFPPELVAEQFTLMDAELFKKVVPYHCLGSIWSQRDKKGKEHLAPTIRATVTQFNRVANCVITTCLGDRSTKALDRARVVEHWIEVARECRILKNFSSLYAVLSALQSNSIHRLKKTWEEVSRESFRHFQKLSEIFSDENNYSLSRELLIKEGTSKFATLEMNPKRAQKRQQQQERGVIQGTIPYLGTFLTDLVMLDTAMKDYLYGRLINFEKRRKEFEVIAQIKLLQSACNNYSITPEEQFVAWFRSMERLSETESYNLSCELEPPSESASNTLKTKKNTAIIKRWSDRQAPNTDFSTTSSSHSKSCDQLKYGPYLSSGDTADALSVHSAGSSSSDVEEINMSFVPESPDGQEKKFWESASQSSPETSGISSASSSTSSSSASTTPVATTRTHKRSISGVTSYTSSLPLYNQQVGDCCIIRVSLDVDNGNMYKSILVTSQDKAPTVIRKAMDKHNLDEDEPEDYELVQIISEDRKLKIPENANVFYAMNSTANYDFVLKKRTFTKGAKVKHGASSTLPRMKQKGLKIAKGIF, encoded by the exons AGCTCCACGCAGGAGATTGGCGAGGAGCTGGTCAACGGGGTCATCTACACCATCTCCCTGCGTAAGGTGCAGGTGCACCATGCCGCCAACAAGGGCCAGCGCTGGCTTGGG TTTGAAAATGAGCCAGGCCTGAACTTATATGAGACCTGCAAGGTGCGGACTGTCAAGGCAGGCACACTGGAGAAGCTGGTGGAGCACCTGGTCCCTGCCTTCCAGGGCAGCGACCTCTCCTATGTCACCATCTTCCTCTGCACATACCGGGCCTTCACCACCACCCAGCAGGTCCTGGACCTGCTGTTCAAGCG GTACGGTAGATGTGACGCCCTCACGGCCTCCTCTAGATATGGATGTATCCTCCCTTACTCTGATGAGGACGGTGGACCTGAGGACCAGCTAAAAAA CACCATCTCCTCCATCCTGGGCACCTGGCTGGACCAGTACTCGGAGGATTTCTTTCAGCCACCAGACTTTCCCTGCCTCAAGCAGCTGGTGGCCTATGTGCAGCTTAACATGCCTGGCTCAGACCTGGAGCGCCGTGCCCACCTTCTCCTTGCCCAGCTGAACCACCCGGAACGCATTGAGGCAGAGCCAGAGG TACCAGCTCCACCGCCCGCTCTGGAGCTAGAGCCAGCTCCAGATCCAGCTCCAGAGCTAGAGCCACCCCTAGCACCAACTCTGGAGCTAGAGCCAGCTCTTGCACCAGCTCCAGAGCTCAAGCCAGCTCCAGTGCCAGCTTCAGAGGTAGAACCAGCTCCAGCACCACCTCCAGAGCAAGACACAGCTTTAGTATCCGCCCCAGAGCTAGAGCTAGAGCCAGAGCTAACACCTCCTGCAGCACCAGAGCCTTCCTGTCCATTGCCTTTGACCACAGAGAATGAGCTGAGAGAGAAGAAGGTGAACCTCTTGGCGTTCCCTCCTGAGCTGGTGGCAGAGCAATTTACACTGATGGATGCG GAGCTGTTCAAGAAGGTGGTGCCCTACCACTGTCTGGGCTCCATCTGGTCCCAGCGTGACAAGAAGGGCAAGGAGCACCTGGCACCCACCATCCGCGCCACTGTGACCCAGTTCAACCGTGTAGCCAACTGCGTCATCACCACCTGCCTTGGAGACCGGAGCACGAAGGCCCTGGACAGGGCCAGGGTGGTGGAGCACTGGATCGAGGTGGCCAGG GAGTGCAGGATCCTCAAGAATTTCTCCTCACTCTACGCTGTCCTCTCTGCGCTTCAGAGCAACTCGATCCACCGACTGAAGAAGACCTGGGAGGAGGTGTCTAG GGAAAGCTTCCGCCACTTTCAGAAGCTGTCTGAGATTTTCTCAGACGAGAACAATTACTCACTGAGCAGGGAGCTGCTCATCAAG GAGGGGACCTCCAAGTTTGCCACCCTTGAGATGAACCCCAAGAGGGCTCAGAagaggcagcagcagcaggagagg GGTGTCATCCAGGGCACCATTCCCTACCTGGGGACCTTCCTCACCGACCTGGTGATGCTGGACACGGCCATGAAGGATTATCTGTAT GGTAGACTGATCAACTTTGAGAAGAGGAGGAAG GAGTTCGAAGTGATTGCCCAGATCAAGCTGCTGCAGTCAGCCTGCAACAATTACAGCATCACCCCCGAGGAGCAGTTTGTGGCCTGGTTCCGGTCCATGGAGCGGCTCAGTGAGACTGAGAG TTACAACCTGTCTTGTGAGCTGGAGCCCCCATCTGAGTCGGCCAGCAACACCCTCAAGACCAAGAAGAACACGGCCATCATCAAGCGCTGGAGCGA CCGCCAGGCCCCCAACACAGACTTCAGCACCACCAGCAGCTCCCACTCCAAGTCCTGTGATCAACTCAAGTACGGCCCCTACCTCAGTAGCGGGGACACAGCCGACGCGCTCAGCGTGCACTCCGCCGGTTCCTCCAGCTCCGACGTGGAGGAGATCAACATGAGCTTTGTCCCCGAGTCCCCTGATGGCCAGGAAAAgaag TTCTGGGAGTCGGCGTCCCAGTCATCCCCAGAGACCTCCGGCATCAGCTCAGCCTCTAGcagcacctcctcctcctccgcctCCACCACCCCCGTGGCCACCACGCGCACCCACAAGCGCTCCATCTCAGGGGTCACCAGCTACACCTCCTCGCTTCCCCTCTACAACCAGCAGGTGGGCGACTGCTGCATCATCCGCGTCAGCCTGGACGTGGACAACGGCAACATGTACAAGAGCATCCTG gtgaccagccaagATAAAGCTCCAACTGTGATCCGCAAGGCCATGGACAAACACAACCTGGATGAGGATGAGCCAGAGGACTACGAGCTCGTCCAGATCATCTCAGAGGATCGAA AGCTGAAGATCCCTGAGAACGCCAACGTGTTCTACGCCATGAACTCTACTGCCAACTATGACTTTGTCCTGAAGAAACGGACCTTCACCAAGGGGGCAAAGGTCAAGCACGGAGCCAGCTCGACCCTTCCACGCATGAAGCAGAAGGGACTCAAGATCGCCAAGGGCATCTTCTAA
- the RALGDS gene encoding ral guanine nucleotide dissociation stimulator isoform X3 yields the protein MVQRMWAEAAGPTGGAEPLFPGSRRSRSVWDAVRLEVGVPDSCAVVLHSFTQLDPDLPRLESSTQEIGEELVNGVIYTISLRKVQVHHAANKGQRWLGFENEPGLNLYETCKVRTVKAGTLEKLVEHLVPAFQGSDLSYVTIFLCTYRAFTTTQQVLDLLFKRYGRCDALTASSRYGCILPYSDEDGGPEDQLKNTISSILGTWLDQYSEDFFQPPDFPCLKQLVAYVQLNMPGSDLERRAHLLLAQLNHPERIEAEPEVPAPPPALELEPAPDPAPELEPPLAPTLELEPALAPAPELKPAPVPASEVEPAPAPPPEQDTALVSAPELELEPELTPPAAPEPSCPLPLTTENELREKKVNLLAFPPELVAEQFTLMDAELFKKVVPYHCLGSIWSQRDKKGKEHLAPTIRATVTQFNRVANCVITTCLGDRSTKALDRARVVEHWIEVARECRILKNFSSLYAVLSALQSNSIHRLKKTWEEVSRESFRHFQKLSEIFSDENNYSLSRELLIKEGTSKFATLEMNPKRAQKRQQQQERGVIQGTIPYLGTFLTDLVMLDTAMKDYLYGRLINFEKRRKEFEVIAQIKLLQSACNNYSITPEEQFVAWFRSMERLSETESYNLSCELEPPSESASNTLKTKKNTAIIKRWSDRQAPNTDFSTTSSSHSKSCDQLKYGPYLSSGDTADALSVHSAGSSSSDVEEINMSFVPESPDGQEKKQVGDCCIIRVSLDVDNGNMYKSILVTSQDKAPTVIRKAMDKHNLDEDEPEDYELVQIISEDRKLKIPENANVFYAMNSTANYDFVLKKRTFTKGAKVKHGASSTLPRMKQKGLKIAKGIF from the exons ATGGTGCAGCGCATGTGGGCCGAGGCGGCCGGGCCTACGGGCGGCGCCGAGCCGCTGTTTCCGGGCTCCCGGCGGAGCCGCAGCGTGTGGGACGCCGTGCGCTTGGAGGTGGGCGTCCCGGACAGCTGCGCGGTGGTGCTGCACAGCTTTACTCAGCTCGACCCGGACCTTCCGCGTCTGGAG AGCTCCACGCAGGAGATTGGCGAGGAGCTGGTCAACGGGGTCATCTACACCATCTCCCTGCGTAAGGTGCAGGTGCACCATGCCGCCAACAAGGGCCAGCGCTGGCTTGGG TTTGAAAATGAGCCAGGCCTGAACTTATATGAGACCTGCAAGGTGCGGACTGTCAAGGCAGGCACACTGGAGAAGCTGGTGGAGCACCTGGTCCCTGCCTTCCAGGGCAGCGACCTCTCCTATGTCACCATCTTCCTCTGCACATACCGGGCCTTCACCACCACCCAGCAGGTCCTGGACCTGCTGTTCAAGCG GTACGGTAGATGTGACGCCCTCACGGCCTCCTCTAGATATGGATGTATCCTCCCTTACTCTGATGAGGACGGTGGACCTGAGGACCAGCTAAAAAA CACCATCTCCTCCATCCTGGGCACCTGGCTGGACCAGTACTCGGAGGATTTCTTTCAGCCACCAGACTTTCCCTGCCTCAAGCAGCTGGTGGCCTATGTGCAGCTTAACATGCCTGGCTCAGACCTGGAGCGCCGTGCCCACCTTCTCCTTGCCCAGCTGAACCACCCGGAACGCATTGAGGCAGAGCCAGAGG TACCAGCTCCACCGCCCGCTCTGGAGCTAGAGCCAGCTCCAGATCCAGCTCCAGAGCTAGAGCCACCCCTAGCACCAACTCTGGAGCTAGAGCCAGCTCTTGCACCAGCTCCAGAGCTCAAGCCAGCTCCAGTGCCAGCTTCAGAGGTAGAACCAGCTCCAGCACCACCTCCAGAGCAAGACACAGCTTTAGTATCCGCCCCAGAGCTAGAGCTAGAGCCAGAGCTAACACCTCCTGCAGCACCAGAGCCTTCCTGTCCATTGCCTTTGACCACAGAGAATGAGCTGAGAGAGAAGAAGGTGAACCTCTTGGCGTTCCCTCCTGAGCTGGTGGCAGAGCAATTTACACTGATGGATGCG GAGCTGTTCAAGAAGGTGGTGCCCTACCACTGTCTGGGCTCCATCTGGTCCCAGCGTGACAAGAAGGGCAAGGAGCACCTGGCACCCACCATCCGCGCCACTGTGACCCAGTTCAACCGTGTAGCCAACTGCGTCATCACCACCTGCCTTGGAGACCGGAGCACGAAGGCCCTGGACAGGGCCAGGGTGGTGGAGCACTGGATCGAGGTGGCCAGG GAGTGCAGGATCCTCAAGAATTTCTCCTCACTCTACGCTGTCCTCTCTGCGCTTCAGAGCAACTCGATCCACCGACTGAAGAAGACCTGGGAGGAGGTGTCTAG GGAAAGCTTCCGCCACTTTCAGAAGCTGTCTGAGATTTTCTCAGACGAGAACAATTACTCACTGAGCAGGGAGCTGCTCATCAAG GAGGGGACCTCCAAGTTTGCCACCCTTGAGATGAACCCCAAGAGGGCTCAGAagaggcagcagcagcaggagagg GGTGTCATCCAGGGCACCATTCCCTACCTGGGGACCTTCCTCACCGACCTGGTGATGCTGGACACGGCCATGAAGGATTATCTGTAT GGTAGACTGATCAACTTTGAGAAGAGGAGGAAG GAGTTCGAAGTGATTGCCCAGATCAAGCTGCTGCAGTCAGCCTGCAACAATTACAGCATCACCCCCGAGGAGCAGTTTGTGGCCTGGTTCCGGTCCATGGAGCGGCTCAGTGAGACTGAGAG TTACAACCTGTCTTGTGAGCTGGAGCCCCCATCTGAGTCGGCCAGCAACACCCTCAAGACCAAGAAGAACACGGCCATCATCAAGCGCTGGAGCGA CCGCCAGGCCCCCAACACAGACTTCAGCACCACCAGCAGCTCCCACTCCAAGTCCTGTGATCAACTCAAGTACGGCCCCTACCTCAGTAGCGGGGACACAGCCGACGCGCTCAGCGTGCACTCCGCCGGTTCCTCCAGCTCCGACGTGGAGGAGATCAACATGAGCTTTGTCCCCGAGTCCCCTGATGGCCAGGAAAAgaag CAGGTGGGCGACTGCTGCATCATCCGCGTCAGCCTGGACGTGGACAACGGCAACATGTACAAGAGCATCCTG gtgaccagccaagATAAAGCTCCAACTGTGATCCGCAAGGCCATGGACAAACACAACCTGGATGAGGATGAGCCAGAGGACTACGAGCTCGTCCAGATCATCTCAGAGGATCGAA AGCTGAAGATCCCTGAGAACGCCAACGTGTTCTACGCCATGAACTCTACTGCCAACTATGACTTTGTCCTGAAGAAACGGACCTTCACCAAGGGGGCAAAGGTCAAGCACGGAGCCAGCTCGACCCTTCCACGCATGAAGCAGAAGGGACTCAAGATCGCCAAGGGCATCTTCTAA
- the RALGDS gene encoding ral guanine nucleotide dissociation stimulator isoform X2: MVQRMWAEAAGPTGGAEPLFPGSRRSRSVWDAVRLEVGVPDSCAVVLHSFTQLDPDLPRLESSTQEIGEELVNGVIYTISLRKVQVHHAANKGQRWLGFENEPGLNLYETCKVRTVKAGTLEKLVEHLVPAFQGSDLSYVTIFLCTYRAFTTTQQVLDLLFKRYGCILPYSDEDGGPEDQLKNTISSILGTWLDQYSEDFFQPPDFPCLKQLVAYVQLNMPGSDLERRAHLLLAQLNHPERIEAEPEVPAPPPALELEPAPDPAPELEPPLAPTLELEPALAPAPELKPAPVPASEVEPAPAPPPEQDTALVSAPELELEPELTPPAAPEPSCPLPLTTENELREKKVNLLAFPPELVAEQFTLMDAELFKKVVPYHCLGSIWSQRDKKGKEHLAPTIRATVTQFNRVANCVITTCLGDRSTKALDRARVVEHWIEVARECRILKNFSSLYAVLSALQSNSIHRLKKTWEEVSRESFRHFQKLSEIFSDENNYSLSRELLIKEGTSKFATLEMNPKRAQKRQQQQERGVIQGTIPYLGTFLTDLVMLDTAMKDYLYGRLINFEKRRKEFEVIAQIKLLQSACNNYSITPEEQFVAWFRSMERLSETESYNLSCELEPPSESASNTLKTKKNTAIIKRWSDRQAPNTDFSTTSSSHSKSCDQLKYGPYLSSGDTADALSVHSAGSSSSDVEEINMSFVPESPDGQEKKFWESASQSSPETSGISSASSSTSSSSASTTPVATTRTHKRSISGVTSYTSSLPLYNQQVGDCCIIRVSLDVDNGNMYKSILVTSQDKAPTVIRKAMDKHNLDEDEPEDYELVQIISEDRKLKIPENANVFYAMNSTANYDFVLKKRTFTKGAKVKHGASSTLPRMKQKGLKIAKGIF; encoded by the exons ATGGTGCAGCGCATGTGGGCCGAGGCGGCCGGGCCTACGGGCGGCGCCGAGCCGCTGTTTCCGGGCTCCCGGCGGAGCCGCAGCGTGTGGGACGCCGTGCGCTTGGAGGTGGGCGTCCCGGACAGCTGCGCGGTGGTGCTGCACAGCTTTACTCAGCTCGACCCGGACCTTCCGCGTCTGGAG AGCTCCACGCAGGAGATTGGCGAGGAGCTGGTCAACGGGGTCATCTACACCATCTCCCTGCGTAAGGTGCAGGTGCACCATGCCGCCAACAAGGGCCAGCGCTGGCTTGGG TTTGAAAATGAGCCAGGCCTGAACTTATATGAGACCTGCAAGGTGCGGACTGTCAAGGCAGGCACACTGGAGAAGCTGGTGGAGCACCTGGTCCCTGCCTTCCAGGGCAGCGACCTCTCCTATGTCACCATCTTCCTCTGCACATACCGGGCCTTCACCACCACCCAGCAGGTCCTGGACCTGCTGTTCAAGCG ATATGGATGTATCCTCCCTTACTCTGATGAGGACGGTGGACCTGAGGACCAGCTAAAAAA CACCATCTCCTCCATCCTGGGCACCTGGCTGGACCAGTACTCGGAGGATTTCTTTCAGCCACCAGACTTTCCCTGCCTCAAGCAGCTGGTGGCCTATGTGCAGCTTAACATGCCTGGCTCAGACCTGGAGCGCCGTGCCCACCTTCTCCTTGCCCAGCTGAACCACCCGGAACGCATTGAGGCAGAGCCAGAGG TACCAGCTCCACCGCCCGCTCTGGAGCTAGAGCCAGCTCCAGATCCAGCTCCAGAGCTAGAGCCACCCCTAGCACCAACTCTGGAGCTAGAGCCAGCTCTTGCACCAGCTCCAGAGCTCAAGCCAGCTCCAGTGCCAGCTTCAGAGGTAGAACCAGCTCCAGCACCACCTCCAGAGCAAGACACAGCTTTAGTATCCGCCCCAGAGCTAGAGCTAGAGCCAGAGCTAACACCTCCTGCAGCACCAGAGCCTTCCTGTCCATTGCCTTTGACCACAGAGAATGAGCTGAGAGAGAAGAAGGTGAACCTCTTGGCGTTCCCTCCTGAGCTGGTGGCAGAGCAATTTACACTGATGGATGCG GAGCTGTTCAAGAAGGTGGTGCCCTACCACTGTCTGGGCTCCATCTGGTCCCAGCGTGACAAGAAGGGCAAGGAGCACCTGGCACCCACCATCCGCGCCACTGTGACCCAGTTCAACCGTGTAGCCAACTGCGTCATCACCACCTGCCTTGGAGACCGGAGCACGAAGGCCCTGGACAGGGCCAGGGTGGTGGAGCACTGGATCGAGGTGGCCAGG GAGTGCAGGATCCTCAAGAATTTCTCCTCACTCTACGCTGTCCTCTCTGCGCTTCAGAGCAACTCGATCCACCGACTGAAGAAGACCTGGGAGGAGGTGTCTAG GGAAAGCTTCCGCCACTTTCAGAAGCTGTCTGAGATTTTCTCAGACGAGAACAATTACTCACTGAGCAGGGAGCTGCTCATCAAG GAGGGGACCTCCAAGTTTGCCACCCTTGAGATGAACCCCAAGAGGGCTCAGAagaggcagcagcagcaggagagg GGTGTCATCCAGGGCACCATTCCCTACCTGGGGACCTTCCTCACCGACCTGGTGATGCTGGACACGGCCATGAAGGATTATCTGTAT GGTAGACTGATCAACTTTGAGAAGAGGAGGAAG GAGTTCGAAGTGATTGCCCAGATCAAGCTGCTGCAGTCAGCCTGCAACAATTACAGCATCACCCCCGAGGAGCAGTTTGTGGCCTGGTTCCGGTCCATGGAGCGGCTCAGTGAGACTGAGAG TTACAACCTGTCTTGTGAGCTGGAGCCCCCATCTGAGTCGGCCAGCAACACCCTCAAGACCAAGAAGAACACGGCCATCATCAAGCGCTGGAGCGA CCGCCAGGCCCCCAACACAGACTTCAGCACCACCAGCAGCTCCCACTCCAAGTCCTGTGATCAACTCAAGTACGGCCCCTACCTCAGTAGCGGGGACACAGCCGACGCGCTCAGCGTGCACTCCGCCGGTTCCTCCAGCTCCGACGTGGAGGAGATCAACATGAGCTTTGTCCCCGAGTCCCCTGATGGCCAGGAAAAgaag TTCTGGGAGTCGGCGTCCCAGTCATCCCCAGAGACCTCCGGCATCAGCTCAGCCTCTAGcagcacctcctcctcctccgcctCCACCACCCCCGTGGCCACCACGCGCACCCACAAGCGCTCCATCTCAGGGGTCACCAGCTACACCTCCTCGCTTCCCCTCTACAACCAGCAGGTGGGCGACTGCTGCATCATCCGCGTCAGCCTGGACGTGGACAACGGCAACATGTACAAGAGCATCCTG gtgaccagccaagATAAAGCTCCAACTGTGATCCGCAAGGCCATGGACAAACACAACCTGGATGAGGATGAGCCAGAGGACTACGAGCTCGTCCAGATCATCTCAGAGGATCGAA AGCTGAAGATCCCTGAGAACGCCAACGTGTTCTACGCCATGAACTCTACTGCCAACTATGACTTTGTCCTGAAGAAACGGACCTTCACCAAGGGGGCAAAGGTCAAGCACGGAGCCAGCTCGACCCTTCCACGCATGAAGCAGAAGGGACTCAAGATCGCCAAGGGCATCTTCTAA